The following coding sequences lie in one Arachis hypogaea cultivar Tifrunner chromosome 4, arahy.Tifrunner.gnm2.J5K5, whole genome shotgun sequence genomic window:
- the LOC140184251 gene encoding uncharacterized protein, whose translation MEKPDVFQPIPVILNGSNYAHWVEAMRGFLKGQKLWRYMTGDIACPVKPTVSKDGASKSKEDAEKERDYAEKLEDWDSKNHQIITWFRNTSTPGIHLQFGHFETAKEVWDHLAKCYTISDLSHQYQLLKELHSLKQERGQAVFDFLAQMEIIWDQLTSCELVLKDPTDAKAYEDYRNWTRLIQFLIALFWIIRHFIAS comes from the coding sequence ATGGAAAAACCGGATGTCTTTCAGCCTATCCCTGTTATTCTTAATGGCTCCAACTATGCACATTGGGTTGAAGCCATGCGAGGATTTCTTAAAGGGCAAAAATTATGGCGATATATGACTGGTGATATTGCTTGCCCTGTTAAGCCAACTGTATCCAAAGATGGTGCCTCCAAATCCAAGGAGGATGCTGAGAAGGAGAGGGACTATGCAGAGAAATTGGAAGATTGGGATAGTAAAAATCATCAGATTATCACCTGGTTCCGCAACACTTCTACTCCTGGCATTCATTTACAGTTTGGGCATTTTGAAACTGCTAAAGAGGTATGGGATCATTTGGCGAAATGTTACACTATCTCTGATCTCTCTCATCAGTACCAACTGCTTAAGGAACTTCATAGCCTTAAGCAAGAACGTGGCCAAGCAGtttttgattttcttgctcagatGGAGATTATTTGGGATCAGTTGACCTCTTGTGAGCTTGTTCTTAAAGATCCCACTGATGCTAAGGCATATGAGGATTATCGGAACTGGACACGTCTCATCCAATTTCTGAtagcactgttttggataatccgacaCTTTATCGCCAGTTAG